In Sulfurovum sp. UBA12169, one genomic interval encodes:
- a CDS encoding nicotinate phosphoribosyltransferase: MHRLYYSYNDFRKDLKALTKKIDKDFDAILAIARGGLSMAHMLGEYYNIRKVYAVNTIGYEDTQKLQSVTVFNIPNLQDVKSVLIVDDIVDSGDTLVEIMKTLKEAYPQTNFYTASLFYKKSAKIAPNWYVKEAKTWIDFFWCTDLGD, encoded by the coding sequence ATGCATAGACTATATTACAGCTACAATGATTTTCGCAAAGATTTAAAGGCTTTGACCAAAAAAATAGATAAAGATTTTGATGCTATTTTGGCCATCGCAAGAGGCGGCTTAAGTATGGCACATATGCTGGGAGAATATTATAATATCAGAAAAGTATATGCAGTCAATACGATCGGATATGAAGATACGCAAAAGCTTCAAAGCGTGACGGTATTTAATATTCCAAATTTGCAAGATGTCAAAAGTGTATTGATTGTTGATGATATTGTCGATAGCGGTGACACTCTGGTTGAGATAATGAAGACTCTAAAAGAAGCGTATCCCCAAACAAATTTTTATACCGCTTCGCTTTTCTATAAAAAAAGTGCTAAAATAGCGCCAAATTGGTACGTAAAAGAAGCAAAAACGTGGATTGATTTTTTTTGGTGCACGGATCTAGGAGATTAA
- a CDS encoding aminodeoxychorismate/anthranilate synthase component II, giving the protein MVLMIDNYDSFTYNVVQYCRELGADLKVIRNDEMTVEEIKALHPEKIILSPGPSTPDEAGVTLDVIRAFADTTPIFGICLGHQSIAQAFGGEVVRAKHMMHGKTSQIERDAETPIFKGIPKEFRATRYHSLTVKKETLPQNIIPTSHSKDDNEIMSLQIKDKPIYGVQFHPESIMSEYGREMLNNFLKL; this is encoded by the coding sequence ATGGTATTAATGATTGATAACTATGATAGTTTTACCTACAATGTAGTGCAGTATTGCAGAGAGCTTGGGGCAGACTTAAAAGTTATCCGTAATGACGAGATGACTGTTGAAGAGATAAAAGCGCTTCATCCTGAAAAAATTATTCTCTCCCCCGGCCCTTCCACCCCCGATGAGGCAGGTGTGACACTTGATGTTATTAGAGCATTCGCGGATACAACGCCTATTTTTGGTATTTGCTTAGGCCACCAAAGTATTGCACAGGCATTTGGCGGAGAAGTGGTGCGCGCCAAACATATGATGCATGGCAAAACTTCACAAATTGAAAGAGATGCAGAAACACCGATCTTCAAAGGTATTCCCAAAGAGTTTAGAGCAACGCGTTACCATTCGCTTACGGTAAAAAAAGAGACACTGCCTCAGAACATCATCCCCACCTCTCACAGTAAGGACGATAATGAAATTATGTCTTTGCAGATTAAAGACAAGCCTATCTATGGAGTTCAGTTCCATCCGGAATCCATCATGAGCGAATACGGTCGCGAAATGTTGAATAATTTTTTAAAACTTTAA
- a CDS encoding aminofutalosine synthase MqnE, translating to MDLIQKVKNKERLNQKEGEALYDLDLYTLGELADAIRKEKHGKKSYFNINRHINPTNICADICKFCAYSASRKNPNQYTMSHEQILDIVKNSYANGAKEVHIVSAHNPNDGPEWYMGAFKKIKTAYPRLHIKAMTAAEVDFLSRQYGLSYDDVLDMMIENGVDSMPGGGAEIFDEKVREYLCKGKVTSEQWLKIHQKWHEKGRESNATMLFGHIETRAHRIDHMLRLRDLQDKTGGFNAFIPLVYQRDNNFLKVTHFPTGQEILKTYAISRILLDNISHIKAYWASASINLALIAQEFGCDDLDGTIEKESIQSAAGAASSHGMKLEDFIGLIKNSGFIPVERDSLYNELKSYA from the coding sequence ATGGACTTGATACAAAAAGTAAAAAACAAAGAACGCTTAAATCAGAAAGAGGGTGAAGCGCTTTATGATTTGGACCTTTATACTTTGGGTGAACTTGCGGATGCTATTCGCAAAGAAAAACATGGAAAAAAAAGTTATTTTAATATCAACCGCCATATTAATCCAACCAATATATGTGCGGATATTTGTAAATTTTGCGCATATTCTGCAAGCCGCAAAAATCCAAATCAGTACACTATGTCTCACGAACAGATACTTGATATTGTTAAAAATTCTTATGCAAACGGGGCCAAAGAAGTCCATATTGTCTCGGCGCACAATCCTAATGACGGCCCAGAGTGGTATATGGGCGCTTTTAAAAAAATAAAAACAGCTTATCCCCGGCTTCACATTAAGGCAATGACGGCAGCTGAGGTGGATTTTTTGTCCAGACAGTATGGATTAAGCTATGATGACGTACTTGATATGATGATAGAAAATGGTGTAGATTCTATGCCCGGAGGCGGGGCAGAGATCTTTGATGAGAAGGTAAGAGAGTATCTTTGCAAGGGTAAAGTTACATCCGAACAATGGCTTAAAATTCATCAAAAATGGCATGAAAAGGGCAGGGAAAGTAATGCAACAATGCTATTTGGGCATATAGAAACAAGAGCGCATCGTATTGACCATATGCTTCGATTGCGTGATTTGCAAGACAAAACAGGCGGATTTAATGCTTTTATTCCGTTGGTTTATCAAAGAGACAACAATTTCTTAAAAGTAACCCATTTCCCTACAGGGCAAGAGATTCTTAAAACTTATGCGATCTCGCGTATTCTTCTTGATAACATTTCTCACATAAAAGCGTACTGGGCATCAGCCTCTATCAATCTAGCTCTTATTGCGCAAGAGTTTGGCTGTGATGATCTTGACGGCACCATAGAAAAAGAGTCCATTCAGTCTGCCGCAGGTGCGGCCAGCAGTCATGGCATGAAATTGGAAGATTTTATTGGATTGATCAAAAATTCCGGTTTCATTCCGGTTGAACGGGACAGTCTTTATAATGAGTTAAAAAGCTATGCATAG
- a CDS encoding nucleotidyltransferase, whose amino-acid sequence MNSLKAEIEDLIYANAADFQIAKALKKEIRAYLDTLEETFMTSGGKDFLVKHTKKIDMILKIIYKVAQREMFGDYTPMKNALPLSLVALGSYGREQLCVHSDIDLMIVYKDIKGYNLKEMIEKILYILWDTGLRLGHRVHTVEELYAVSKTDITIKTALIESRFIEGSNFIWIETQNAIRQIRHDSPQVFIKLKFEEQKYKHEKFPLTMEPNLKEGVGGFRDANLVFWIGKILYNVNSIKNLPSSIVDENDYREFRIALEFLFRVRSALHLVAHKKEDTLRLDLLPDTARLLGYKMSKSEHMKFAKKVIESLQTIRLYSIIWLESLSREYIAADIYGPCIYPQGEKRELHTLLRQLCDQKEKTFDAHPTFLAQLIRTNKPSRHSKSMLLSIKHIFFQPRSYNILKILSTAKLLDYAIPPLKKVIALPQFDGYHQFAVEIHSLECVRHLENINDVFIENLFQAFSAEEKALLKLVTLLHDAGKGRKRDHHQVGVSLFKLFANKLGFDLQLIEMGETLILHHTLMSKVAQREDLHNEKVILRFVSHFKNKTLLDMIYVLTYADMNGVGEGIYNSFNAKLIKMLYLQSIKSLEHTEVIDETAKRIKKEQILKKHPVFLSLNKLQQNKILMIPSNLLFLRYPPEKIISISKKAFETASYAYEIHNDDHLTLEIVCIHSFNLSYLLSKLAHLDVVNMDICKLFDGYKYYKIDFALKINEDETPLIKEMIHDALDGQKQNTFLVPVIKKNEIQIDCDHSQMYGSMYLHCKNQKGLLAYVLHLFDTLNIEIATAKVHSLKNSVRDMFLIEKNGNFCHNIDIIIAKLTKKE is encoded by the coding sequence ATGAATAGCCTAAAAGCTGAAATTGAAGATCTTATCTATGCCAATGCAGCAGATTTTCAGATAGCAAAAGCGCTTAAAAAAGAGATCCGTGCCTATTTGGATACACTTGAAGAAACCTTTATGACTTCCGGCGGGAAAGATTTTCTTGTCAAGCACACCAAAAAAATAGATATGATATTAAAGATCATCTACAAAGTAGCTCAAAGAGAGATGTTTGGTGACTATACCCCTATGAAAAATGCACTTCCGCTCTCCCTTGTTGCTCTTGGCAGCTACGGAAGAGAGCAGCTCTGTGTTCATTCTGATATTGATCTAATGATCGTCTATAAAGATATCAAGGGATACAATCTCAAAGAGATGATAGAAAAAATACTCTATATCCTCTGGGATACAGGTCTCAGACTGGGCCACCGGGTACACACCGTTGAGGAACTTTATGCCGTTTCAAAAACAGATATCACCATAAAAACAGCTTTGATTGAATCAAGATTTATCGAAGGATCAAATTTTATTTGGATAGAAACACAAAATGCCATTCGTCAAATCCGCCATGACAGCCCTCAAGTTTTCATAAAATTGAAATTTGAAGAGCAAAAATACAAACATGAAAAATTTCCTTTGACTATGGAACCCAACCTCAAAGAGGGTGTTGGCGGTTTTCGTGATGCAAACCTTGTGTTTTGGATAGGAAAAATACTTTACAATGTCAATAGCATCAAGAATCTCCCCTCAAGCATCGTCGACGAAAATGACTATAGAGAATTTCGCATCGCTTTGGAATTTCTTTTTCGTGTGCGCTCCGCCCTTCATCTTGTTGCACACAAAAAAGAAGATACGCTGCGCCTGGATCTTCTTCCTGACACAGCACGTCTTCTTGGTTACAAAATGAGCAAAAGCGAACATATGAAATTTGCCAAAAAAGTGATAGAAAGTTTGCAAACGATCAGACTCTACAGCATCATTTGGCTCGAATCTCTCTCGCGTGAGTATATTGCGGCCGACATCTACGGTCCTTGCATCTATCCTCAGGGAGAAAAAAGGGAACTGCATACACTTTTAAGACAACTTTGTGATCAAAAAGAAAAAACGTTTGACGCCCATCCTACTTTTCTTGCGCAACTTATCAGAACCAACAAACCGTCGCGCCACAGCAAGTCAATGCTCCTGAGTATCAAACACATCTTCTTTCAGCCCCGCAGCTACAATATCTTAAAGATACTCTCTACTGCAAAACTTTTGGACTATGCTATCCCGCCCCTAAAAAAAGTCATTGCTCTACCGCAATTTGACGGCTATCACCAATTTGCTGTGGAAATTCACTCACTAGAATGTGTGCGCCATCTAGAAAATATTAATGATGTATTTATTGAAAATTTATTTCAAGCATTTAGCGCTGAAGAAAAAGCTTTACTTAAACTTGTCACACTGTTGCATGATGCGGGGAAAGGCCGCAAAAGAGATCATCATCAGGTGGGAGTCTCCTTGTTTAAACTATTTGCCAATAAACTTGGTTTTGATTTGCAGCTGATTGAAATGGGTGAAACACTTATCCTCCATCATACTCTGATGAGCAAGGTAGCCCAACGTGAAGATTTGCACAATGAAAAAGTAATCTTAAGGTTTGTTTCACATTTTAAAAATAAAACTCTTTTAGATATGATCTATGTTTTAACCTATGCTGACATGAATGGAGTAGGAGAAGGAATCTACAACTCATTTAATGCAAAACTCATCAAAATGCTATACCTCCAGTCAATTAAATCTTTGGAACATACCGAAGTTATTGACGAAACAGCCAAGCGCATCAAAAAAGAGCAAATACTTAAAAAGCATCCTGTATTTCTTTCTTTAAATAAATTACAGCAAAACAAAATCTTAATGATTCCTTCCAATCTGCTTTTTTTACGTTATCCTCCCGAAAAAATAATTTCCATTTCCAAAAAAGCTTTTGAGACTGCCTCCTATGCTTACGAAATTCACAATGATGATCATCTTACCCTTGAGATCGTTTGTATCCACTCTTTCAATCTTAGCTATCTGTTGAGCAAACTCGCACATCTTGATGTTGTCAATATGGATATCTGTAAACTTTTTGATGGATACAAATACTATAAAATCGATTTTGCTCTCAAAATAAACGAAGATGAAACCCCGCTTATAAAAGAAATGATACATGATGCGCTTGATGGTCAAAAACAAAATACATTTCTGGTACCCGTGATCAAAAAAAACGAAATACAAATCGATTGTGATCATTCACAAATGTACGGGAGTATGTATCTGCACTGCAAAAATCAAAAAGGATTGCTTGCATATGTCCTCCATCTTTTTGATACACTCAACATTGAAATTGCAACTGCAAAAGTACATAGTCTCAAAAATAGTGTCAGAGACATGTTTCTTATCGAAAAAAATGGAAACTTTTGTCATAATATCGATATAATCATCGCGAAACTTACAAAAAAAGAATAA